The Lycium ferocissimum isolate CSIRO_LF1 chromosome 10, AGI_CSIRO_Lferr_CH_V1, whole genome shotgun sequence genome window below encodes:
- the LOC132033761 gene encoding putative F-box/LRR-repeat protein At3g18150 — protein MASSSNNLRYYPSSKKQKIGIEEQTLEDRISQLPDSLLVQILSLLPTEDAFATCILSKRWQYLWTFFYNFIFTITNHRAKENFSFVDYALAHSLSSKIKKFQLDCTDLYPSDRSVEYEYDSLVRRCLSFAVERKVENLVFWSFVDDHCTLPESLCTCSSLITLDVKYCGFDYYHPVISCKSLKSLKLGYTVLSDENIVNLLSGCPALETMELYMVEGFCRLEINSLKLKRFKLKGYLFAQAGGDSLEIIAPYLHHLEISGDLYDLKCRLVDVSSVVNAKLTFNIMCIKEIDNDDEEEFDDVEESDDEEDSCRDYHEAVYTLVQDNLQKLSCATNLTIGTWFTEVLCMLLFKGVSIPELKCKYLTLELHFKEFNLYGATGLLRTSPYVETLNIDMDTKHFDDSRCCFELPDLAKGDNIDLQTWISSFVFPNLKNVKIVFSSRQCLKNHVKWGFDKLFKLLEFLLKNATVLEKFVIILARRLCGICSMNCLSQYLFRLAEKLSSCPRSSTKFMIIFRE, from the exons ATGGCATCATCAAGTAATAATTTGAGATATTATCCATCTTCGAAGAAACAAAAGATTGGAATTGAAGAACAAACCCTCGAAGATCGTATCAGTCAGTTACCGGACTCACTCCTCGTACAAATTCTCTCTCTTTTGCCTACAGAGGATGCATTCGCGACATGTATTCTCTCGAAAAGGTGGCAATATCTCTGGACTTTTTTTTATAACTTCATTTTCACTATTACAAATCACCGGGCAAAAGAAAATTTCTCCTTTGTTGACTATGCATTAGCCCATTCCCTCTCttccaaaattaaaaagttCCAACTCGACTGTACTGACCTGTATCCATCCGACCGCAGTGTGGAGTATGAATATGACTCGTTAGTCAGGCGATGTCTTAGTTTTGCTGTTGAGAGAAAAGTGGAAAATCTTGTATTCTGGTCATTTGTAGATGATCATTGCACATTGCCTGAATCTCTATGTACCTGTTCGTCGTTGATAACTTTGGATGTTAAATATTGTGGCTTTGATTATTATCACCCGGTCATATCGTGTAAATCTCTAAAGAGCTTAAAGTTGGGGTATACGGTGTTATCAGATGAAAATATTGTGAACTTACTGTCAGGCTGTCCTGCATTGGAAACTATGGAATTATATATGGTTGAGGGTTTCTGTCGCCTAGAAATTAATTCTTTAAAATTAAAGAGATTCAAGCTGAAAGGTTATTTGTTTGCTCAGGCTGGAGGAGATTCCTTAGAAATTATTGCCCCGTATCTTCACCATTTGGAAATATCAGGAGATCTTTATGATCTTAAGTGTAGACTTGTTGATGTGTCCTCTGTGGTTAATGCTAAGCTTACTTTCAACATTATGTGTATCAAAGAgattgataatgatgatgaggaagaatTTGATGATGTGGAAGAATCTGATGATGAGGAAGATAGTTGTCGTGACTATCATGAAGCAGTATATACCCTCGTCCAAGATAATCTTCAGAAGTTGAGTTGTGCAACCAATCTAACAATTGGAACTTGGTTCACAGAG GTCCTATGCATGTTGCTGTTCAAAGGGGTGTCGATTCCAGAATTGAAGTGCAAATATCTAACACTAGAGTTGCAtttcaaagaatttaatttgtaCGGGGCAACTGGCCTTTTGCGGACCTCGCCTTACGTGGAGACACTCAACATAGACATGGATACCAAGCAT TTTGATGATTCCCGCTGCTGCTTTGAGTTACCAGATTTGGCCAAAGGAGATAATATTGATTTGCAGACTTGGATTTCAAGTTTTGTGTTTCCCAACCTCAAGAATGTTAAGATTGTCTTCTCCTCACGGCAGTGCTTGAAGAATCATGTCAAATGGGGCTTTGACAAGCTCTTCAAGCTTTTGGAATTTCTGTTAAAGAATGCAACAGTTTTGGAGAAGTTCGTTAtcatattagcgagaagattgTGCGGGATATGTTCAATGAACTGTTTGTCCCAATATTTATTTCGGTTGGCTGAGAAATTGTCAAGTTGCCCAAGATCCTCCACCAAATTTATGATTATCTTCCGGGAGTGA
- the LOC132034873 gene encoding putative F-box/LRR-repeat protein At3g18150 codes for MSSSDSTKYDGHPLTKKQKVTEVEETLDDRISELPESLLVQILSLLRIHDAIKTCILSKRWRYLWTSLDNFMFHSEDFLKTENSPSFVEHVFGIDRAIEWKSLKSIMLFSSVISDADLVNLLSGCPALETMKLSLFYGFGRHLEISEHLYDLRCKLVDVSSVVKAKLTFNTKCIKDIHRGVEVDDEEDSCRVYHQVFRTLVQDYLQKLSYATELTIGTWFIEVLCVLQFKWVPNPELKCKYLTLKLDIKKFNLYGVAGLLRASSLVETLSIDMETTLSDNSLCCELRYLAKGGNIDLQSLISSFVLPNLKKIKIVISFEVLLQFTGPLHLDFCLKDHSKWGFEKLFKLPEFLLKAATVLEKFVIVSKGIKCKTCSTNCVSLYLSRLSEKLLGCPRSSADSVIIFQE; via the exons ATGTCTTCCAGCGACTCCACGAAATATGACGGCCATCCATTGACGAAGAAACAGAAAGTGACTGAAGTTGAAGAAACACTAGACGACCGTATCAGTGAGTTGCCTGAGTCGCTCCTTGTTCAAATTCTCTCTCTTTTGCGGATACATGATGCAATCAAAACCTGTATTCTCTCAAAAAGGTGGCGCTATCTCTGGACTTCACTTGATAACTTCATGTTCCATAGTGAAGATTTTCTTAAAACAGAAAATTCCCCATCCTTTGTTGAGCATGT CTTTGGTATTGACAGGGCCATAGAGTGGAAATCTCTAAAGAGCATAATGTTGTTCTCCTCGGTGATATCTGATGCCGACCTTGTGAACTTACTATCAGGTTGTCCTGCTTTGGAAACTATGAAATTATCTTTGTTTTATGGCTTTGGTCGC CATTTGGAGATTTCAGAACATCTTTATGATCTTAGGTGCAAGCTTGTAGATGTGTCCTCTGTGGTTAAGGCTAAGCTTACTTTCAATACTAAATGTATCAAAGACATCCATCGTGGTGTAGAAGTTGATGATGAGGAAGACAGTTGTCGTGTCTATCATCAAGTTTTTAGAACCCTTGTCCAAGATTATCTTCAAAAGTTGAGTTATGCGACTGAGCTAACAATCGGAACTTGGTTCATAGAG GTCCTATGCGTGTTGCAGTTCAAATGGGTGCCGAATCCAGAATTGAAATGCAAATATCTAACACTAAAGTTGGAtattaaaaagtttaatttgTATGGAGTAGCTGGCCTTTTGCGAGCCTCGTCTCTCGTGGAAACATTAAGCATAGACATGGAAACTACGCTG TCAGATAATTCTCTCTGCTGCGAGTtaagatatttggccaaaggaGGTAATATTGATTTACAGAGTTTGATTTCCAGCTTTGTCCTTCCCAACCTCAAGAAAATTAAGATTGTCATCTCTTTCGAGGTGCTGTTGCAGTTTACTGGTCCTCTCCACCTGGACTTCTGTTTGAAGGATCATTCAAAGTGGGGCTTTGAAAAGCTTTTCAAACTTCCAGAATTTTTACTAAAGGCTGCAACAGTTTTGGAGAAGTTCGTTATCGTCTCAAAGGGAATAAAGTGCAAGACATGTTCAACGAACTGTGTGTCCCTATATTTATCTAGATTGTCTGAGAAACTATTAGGTTGCCCAAGATCTTCCGCCGATTCTGTGATTATCTTTCAGGAGTGA